The following are from one region of the Natronomonas marina genome:
- a CDS encoding nucleotidyltransferase domain-containing protein: MAIDPGTLESWSQYDNGPIESAKRTQNRIQNELQSSDTLADPDFDTYLQGSYANYTIVRASSDVDIVVQLTDMYYADVSALSPDERDRWRRTSGDPDYSWNEFRTDVVDVLESRFGSAAIDPVGKAIEVNTSNFNADVLVCANHRDYYHYPNGYHSGIAFFDLSNTKIVNYPKQHIDKGSTKQSSTNNRFKETVRIFKRARNYLVDNNTLDKENVPSYFIENLLYNVPDGRYTYDKQDRVLKIIRYLNETDYSDWTCQNGITDIFGSGPAEWNTRYADQYVDAMINLWDNW; encoded by the coding sequence ATGGCTATCGACCCAGGGACGCTCGAATCGTGGTCCCAATACGATAACGGCCCCATCGAATCGGCGAAACGCACTCAGAACCGAATTCAGAACGAGCTACAGTCGAGTGATACGCTCGCCGACCCGGATTTTGACACGTATCTGCAGGGCTCCTACGCGAACTACACCATCGTGCGGGCGAGCAGCGACGTGGACATCGTTGTCCAGCTCACGGACATGTACTATGCCGATGTATCTGCGCTCAGTCCAGACGAGCGAGACAGATGGCGACGAACCTCCGGCGACCCGGACTACAGCTGGAACGAGTTCCGCACCGATGTCGTCGACGTGCTGGAGTCCCGATTCGGCTCCGCGGCTATCGACCCGGTCGGGAAGGCCATCGAGGTCAACACGAGCAATTTCAACGCCGACGTGCTCGTCTGCGCGAACCACCGGGACTACTATCACTACCCGAACGGCTACCACTCGGGGATCGCGTTCTTCGACCTCAGCAATACGAAGATCGTCAACTACCCCAAGCAGCACATCGACAAGGGGAGCACCAAGCAGTCGAGCACGAACAACCGCTTCAAGGAGACCGTCCGGATCTTCAAGCGAGCCCGAAACTACCTCGTCGACAACAACACGCTGGACAAGGAGAACGTCCCGTCGTACTTCATCGAGAATCTGCTGTACAACGTCCCGGATGGGCGCTACACGTACGACAAGCAGGATCGGGTGTTGAAGATTATCCGCTACCTGAACGAGACCGACTACAGCGACTGGACCTGCCAGAACGGCATCACCGACATATTCGGCTCGGGACCTGCCGAGTGGAACACCCGGTACGCGGACCAGTACGTCGACGCGATGATCAACCTTTGGGACAATTGG
- a CDS encoding nucleotidyltransferase domain-containing protein — protein sequence MAIDEDTLESWTDPKRAALQSAQDTHTKIRNALNDSDTLDDIDFHDFLQGSYANNTIIRDSSDVDIVVRLDEFEYFNLHDLDPEDQEDVDVEDFDYGYDEFRDDVLSVLQDTYPEGTFDPSGNAIEVSAPGLPLDADVVVCAQYKHYYNYPQGYYEGIVFWPTDSISSVVNYPTRHRDHGSDKQDDTDDRFKETVRMFKNARKEIVADGYITDDIVASYFIECLLYRVPPGRYVDDLQERYLKIASYLQETDYSDWRCQNGVTDLFGNGSTKWDTWHAKLFIDALETYWENAESNSMNARLFQR from the coding sequence ATGGCCATTGATGAGGACACCCTCGAAAGCTGGACGGACCCGAAACGAGCCGCCCTCCAGTCCGCGCAGGACACCCACACCAAGATCCGGAACGCGCTCAACGACAGCGATACGTTAGACGACATCGACTTCCACGACTTCCTCCAGGGCTCGTATGCGAACAACACGATCATCCGCGACTCAAGCGACGTCGATATCGTCGTTCGGCTCGACGAGTTCGAGTACTTCAATCTCCACGACCTTGACCCGGAAGATCAGGAGGACGTGGACGTCGAGGATTTCGACTACGGCTACGACGAGTTCCGCGACGACGTGCTGAGCGTTCTACAGGATACATATCCCGAGGGGACGTTCGACCCGTCCGGGAATGCGATAGAGGTCTCCGCGCCGGGGCTCCCACTCGACGCCGACGTCGTGGTCTGCGCCCAGTACAAGCACTACTACAACTATCCGCAGGGTTACTACGAGGGGATCGTCTTCTGGCCGACCGACTCGATCTCCTCGGTCGTGAACTACCCGACGCGCCACCGAGACCACGGGTCGGACAAGCAGGACGACACTGACGACCGGTTCAAGGAGACGGTGCGGATGTTCAAGAACGCCCGCAAGGAGATCGTCGCGGACGGCTACATCACTGACGATATCGTTGCGTCCTATTTCATCGAGTGTCTCCTCTACAGAGTGCCACCGGGCCGGTACGTCGACGACCTCCAGGAACGGTATCTCAAGATCGCCTCCTACCTGCAGGAGACCGACTACTCCGACTGGCGGTGCCAGAACGGCGTGACCGATCTCTTCGGCAACGGGTCGACGAAGTGGGACACCTGGCACGCCAAGCTGTTCATCGACGCTCTGGAAACGTACTGGGAGAACGCCGAGTCCAATAGCATGAATGCACGTCTATTCCAGCGATAA